ccaccacctagtccatgcgcgtgtgggcgaattgcttttcgcccacacgacagtcgtacgttgttggatggcaactgcagttgcgcgtacatGACAATTAGACATACACACATGTCAACTATGAATTGTTTGCTAGaagcaactgcagttgcgcgtacgtggcaatCAGATAAACATTCATGGCAACGGTGATTAACtacacgtggcaactaggtaaacacacatggcaactattgtttgaCCACATGTGGCAACTAGTTAATCACACATGACAACTATAGTTTGATTACATGCGGCAACTATCATAAATTAGACATgacaactatagttaaccaaaacagagagagttgccatgcttttacaactatatttgccatcccggatggcaactaaatcgtcatccgCGGGTATCTAATGTAGCTGCGTCAGGACGTCTGGACATATTTGCTTCGTGACACACGCGCGGAATAAGGATGAGTAGTACTTGTTGAACGTGTGGCACGAAGTAACTGCGCCCACATGTATGGCAATTCTACTGTTCGTCCACACACAGCCCGTGTGGGCTGCCCCCTGCTCATGCCACACACGGCGTGTGGGCGAATGCCTTTTATGCCACACGTGTGATGGATATCGGCATCCATTTTTTTGCCGGAAATCTTCCAGAAACCGGCTGAGAGGCATCCCAAAAGCATGCCAAAACCGGCTTAGTATTTTTGGTACGCCACACTGctgataatttttttttcattgattgcaattttttgttgaTAGCTTACCAGTGTCTAGGGAGCTGATGAAGAAAAGGATAATGGCCTTCTAAAAATTTGCACAAAAGCTTGTGTTAGTGGCCATTGAAATTTGCATGAAAAGTTAGGCCATGAAACCGCCGACTAACGCATGAAGCCATGAAGTGCCCTGTGTACTGCAAGAGAGGAAGGAGCCAGTCAAGAGCTCAGGAGGGCTTGAAACGCCACCGGAGCAGAAAACGGGACAACTCTGCTTTTAGTCTCTGGCCTGAGTGACTTTCGCTTTTTCACCGAGAGAACCAAGAAGCTAGCCGGCCAAAAGAGACGGGCCAACCGGCCAAGTGCTGCCacacagcagcaacagcagcagcaccgCGGAAGAAGGAAGCTTCCGGCACGCGCCCATACATCGCAGTCGCAGGTTCTTCGTCCTTTGGAGCAAAATCAAAAGTGACTCGTGAGGCAACCACCATGCATGCAGCTAGCTAGATGCTCGATCCGCATAGGGAATTGTGCTCGCGTGCCTCGAGGCTGAGACCCGAATCGAAGCTGCCCTCAAAGCTAGCTACTGTGGGGCGCTGGGGCAAAAGGCCGGGGAAGAAGAAGCTTCCTCGAAATCTCTGCACAGACCTCTGTCTCCGCCGTCTCACACTCTCATgcttcccctctctccctctcccctgtATTTTCCAAAAGCTAAGGGCGTCTACAACGGACTGAACAAATTTTGGCCCTTCAAACGCCCACGGACGAGTCCGCTCTCGGTCCGCTCTCCGGTCAATGTTCGGGCATGTTCATTTGTCCATGCACACAACCATGTTCCTCACTTTTTTCCTATAGAAAGATGCTCTGCAGTGGGCCAAATCCTATATGTGGTAAGTGACTGGACACATTTGGGCACTTCTCATATTGCCCTCATATATGGGTCGAGTATGAGGAGTGGCGGACAGTCCGGACGTTTAGTGAGGCTTTGAGGGGTTCAATATGGTCATCCTTTTATCTTCTCTCTCCTATCCGGTCAGTTGTCCTACATTGGCATGCCAATGTGAGGAGTCTGGTTGTAAATGCTCTAAGGCACAGTTCAGAGCCATATAACTACACAACCTTATCCGAGTCGGCCAGTTTTGCAGCAAGATCTAGTGAatacctttctcttcttttttcctcCCAAACAAATAGACATTTGAATTTGAAACTCTGCAGGTCTACGCAGgatgttttttctaaaaaaaatctggTGCATCAGAAATATATAAAAGATTATAAATCTTGCTCTAAACTTGAGCGTAAGAGATATTTACtgcaaggtacatgtgcattgcacatgAGAGCTTAGATAACCGAAGTACGAATGTGTATTGCCATACTTATAACATGCAAACATGTGAGTTTGGAGTCTTACATGCCTAACATATAAGATATATATTTAATTCTCGTAGTTCATCCCATTGAAAATCTAATTATAGTTACAGATATTCGGAAGACTATAGGGTATATACAACACAGATCTCATGTGAAATAAACCCCAAAAAAATTGTTTTGAAGTACTATCTCGTATTGCAGTTTTGAGTAGTTAGTATTGTATCTTCAAAGACAAATGTACGCTATTATAGCCTTGAAGTTAAAAAAAATCATGAGGTAATATTAATGGTATTTTTTAAAGAAAATGCATGGAAGGGTCTAGTACAAAGAGAAGTGTCTATGATTTAAAGTTTGTAGATAAAAGTAAAAAAATGGTGGTAACTTATTTAGAAGGAAAAACTGAGGATTGAAGACAaaaattctagaacaaaggagaagtactTTTTTTAAGTCATGTGTATCAACCATAAGATAGTAGTACAGGCGGCAGAATCTGGTAGAGTGAAGAAGATATACAATAAccaatagtgctcggatttgccatctctatcTTCGGATTGGCTTCATCGAATAGCTAACATTGTGAAGTTATTTGTCTATATCATTATATAGTGTACGGATAACTTGGAAAATTGACCGTTGGGTAAAAAAAATCTGAAGCACTGTGTTTctattttgttctagaatcttccatacttCAATTAGTTAACACTTTTCTTCTATATATGGCATAGCAATGTACACATGCCTCTAAAAAAACAATTCACTTTTAATTTATTTACTTATTGTTCGAGGTTTTACGGTATCTTCAAAGAATGATTTAGAATTATTTTTCAGTGGCATGAACTATGAAAAGTAAATGTACATCTCATACTGCATGTGTATGCGACTCAAAATTTAGATGCTTCCTTTATAATGTGATATGTCAATATTCAATCGTATTTTCATCATGTAAGTTCGAATGCACCAAAAAGTCTAAAACAATTTATGCACACTGTAATACATGTGTATTGTTGACCCTGCAAAGTTTCTAGTTcaaatgttttttttttgcaaataagttCAAATGTTGTTTTGTTTGGCAATGAACATAAATTTCTGTATTGAGAGGGCATGAATCTTGATGCAAAGTTCTAACTTATTCAAACTCTTAGTCATGAACGCTGATTATATATGTAATGGAAAAATCTGATAGTTGAGTAATTTTGAAATGACATCCGCTATTGGTTTAGAAACGTGCAACCAACCGAACACTTTTTTTTTGCGACTTTAGACTTTCATGAAGTCCGATGTAGTTGACCTACCGATATAAATAGagcatcctttgttttggaaagttAAATTGACGGCATGACTAAAATCATAGAACTATGATGCATTTTGAAAAATAGAAGGGACTTGATGATGAGAATGTGATGGAGTTGAGGGTTTTTAGCACAAAACATAAGGAAAACCCCATAAGTAGATGGAAGGCTACGATTTCTTGTTGACTTATATTTACAGCCCCTTTTTTAAAACCTCCATTCCTGTGCGACCGCAACCATGTAAGAAATTAATAATGTGatgcatactactccatccgtttcCTTTTATAGTGTGTAATTCCCTTCTTAAAAAATAAATATTGCACCAATAATTATGTTAATTAATCTATCGATTGGGTGAACCAAACCAATGAATCCATGTCATGCAAATCAAGGGGCAGGTATCCGAAGTGTTTATGAAGCGATCCATATGGGTAGAGTTGAAAGTGATCAAGAAAATCCTCTCGGAAGACTAATCGCGACTCGTAATTCAGGACAAATATGAAAAAACATAGTGTCCCATCAAAAGGATGGAGAAAATATATACTAAGGTTTCTTAATTTCCTCAAAAGAAATATACTAAGATTGAAAATCAAAATTAATATGTGCAAGCTAACTAGAAGAAACAACCGGTCCAGGGGAAAAAAAGACATGCAACATGGCCTTTAATCACAACTTAATTGACTCAAACATAACACGAGAGAACACATTATCACATGCATAACTAAACAGCGTGACATCAATAAATCTCAGAGTGTTGTTCCTCTATTATTATTGTTAATACATGCACCGAACAAGAATTATAATAGAAGCATGTTTCACACCAGCTGCATGCTTTCACAGCTACGCCAAAATGTACAAACCTTAAAACCAACGCCAATATGTTAAAATACAATTTTGTTACCCGCtatatcctcaaaaaagaaaaccATTGGGCATCATCAGCATATGATGACCCCTCTCTCTGAACTCTTAGCTACACCTCAGCCCATGCTTATTTAGTGATCTTAGCAAAAGAGCCAATTAAGCTTGTTTCATGACAACAGCACATTAACGTAACTAATTACCTCTTAATTGTGTTTCCAAAGAAGAACAAAAAACACATTATTTAAGATCTTGAATTACCCGTAGGACAAGTTCCTCTCACTTCCTACTTGCTGTGGAGATGACCTCATCTCAAGCTTTGAGCTGATGATTGGGCCGTCAAAGCCCTTACTGCCCAAGGAGTCGCCGGACAATGACATGATCGGATCCATTGAGCCACCGCTGCCGCCACCCGCCTCCATCATGCACGACGGCGCCATCTGGAGAAGCTCATCGGCGCTGCCACCACTCTTGGCCTGCTCATCATCGCCGTTGCCCCACATCATCGGGCTCTTCCCGGTGGAGCAGCTCCTGACTGTTGCTGATCCAATGCAGCTCTCGTTGAACGCCAAGAAGCTGTCCATGGCCATGGTCGGCCTCATCTCCATGTGCTGCTGCAGATCCAGATGGCTCGACGACCCTCCATACAGGGTGAGGTCCTGGAAGCTCATGGAGCCGCCGAGGTCGAGGGCCGGCGCCTGGCTGCCACCTAGAGATCTGTACCCGGCGGCAGCAGGCCACGTGGCGCAATCGCTGGACGCGAGGGTTTGGTAGGCTTTCTCCAGGATGGACTGCATGTACTTCCCCTGGGCCTCCACTCTCATCTGGAGGTGCTTCTGCACCTGCACATACACAACACATGGCATATTGGCATC
This portion of the Triticum dicoccoides isolate Atlit2015 ecotype Zavitan chromosome 7A, WEW_v2.0, whole genome shotgun sequence genome encodes:
- the LOC119332639 gene encoding myb family transcription factor IPN2-like yields the protein MFPAAAAASSKKPGVSPSSVHDRAAAAACDSGLVLTTDPKPRLRWTVELHDRFVDAVAQLGGPDKATPKTIMRVMGVKGLTLYHLKSHLQKFRLGKQHKEFGDHSVKDAMEMQRNAASSSSGMMGRSMNDRSTHMNESLRMQMEVQRRLHEQLEVQKHLQMRVEAQGKYMQSILEKAYQTLASSDCATWPAAAGYRSLGGSQAPALDLGGSMSFQDLTLYGGSSSHLDLQQHMEMRPTMAMDSFLAFNESCIGSATVRSCSTGKSPMMWGNGDDEQAKSGGSADELLQMAPSCMMEAGGGSGGSMDPIMSLSGDSLGSKGFDGPIISSKLEMRSSPQQVGSERNLSYG